In a genomic window of Candidatus Chazhemtobacterium aquaticus:
- a CDS encoding spermidine synthase: MNLKQYLIPQTLKRFHSQYNNDIELVAFSGSTRLDMGGLTQSGEIIEKIWKKALDDLLPQDFSPHSILLLGFGAGSAAHLVSRRWPKARITGVELDPVVIDIARKHFKISSIPHLTLHNQDALDFVNQQDSQLQFDLTLVDCYLGDQFPLQLESLKFIKKLTQISPFVIINRLFWGKYQPLTLDFHHRLKPHFATSTTRTTSNYLISIQKQRGVGD, from the coding sequence ATGAACCTCAAGCAATATCTCATTCCTCAAACCCTCAAGCGATTTCACTCTCAATACAATAACGATATTGAACTAGTCGCCTTCTCTGGCTCTACCAGGCTTGACATGGGTGGACTTACTCAATCAGGTGAAATCATCGAAAAAATCTGGAAAAAAGCTCTAGACGACCTCCTCCCTCAAGATTTCTCTCCCCATTCTATCCTCCTTCTTGGTTTTGGAGCTGGCTCAGCCGCTCATCTTGTTTCCCGTCGTTGGCCCAAGGCCCGTATTACTGGTGTTGAACTTGATCCGGTTGTGATAGACATCGCCCGTAAGCATTTCAAGATCAGCTCAATCCCTCACCTTACTCTCCATAATCAAGATGCTCTTGATTTTGTCAACCAACAAGACAGCCAACTCCAGTTTGATCTTACTCTCGTTGATTGTTATCTAGGAGACCAGTTTCCGCTCCAACTAGAATCACTTAAATTCATCAAAAAACTCACCCAAATATCACCCTTTGTTATCATCAACCGTCTTTTCTGGGGCAAATACCAACCACTCACCCTTGATTTTCATCACCGCCTCAAGCCTCATTTTGCTACCTCAACTACTCGTACCACCTCCAACTACCTCATATCTATTCAAAAACAACGGGGTGTTGGTGACTAA
- the secA gene encoding preprotein translocase subunit SecA produces the protein MFNVFKNLLDTNQKEIDRLTKIVARINSLEEQAQQLKSADFPARINNFKSRLSKGESLDDLLPEVFALVREASVRTLKMRPFDVQLMAAIAFHEGKVAEQKTGEGKTLSAAPALVLNALTGKGAHLVTVNDYLARRDAGWMGPLYHYLGLTVGVIYSGSGDLPAAIYDQEYKDPVHKDERLQHLKPCPRPEAYQADITYGTNNEFGFDYLRDNMAQSLSSMTQRGHHFTIVDEVDSILIDEARTPLIISAPDTEPTDKYYRFARLINTLSADTDYEIDEKLRTANLTELGLKKLERDLNIDNIYEKEFDTVHHVEQALKARTLFEKDRDYIVKDGEIIIVDEHTGRLMYGRRYSDGLHQAIEAKEGVTIQQESKTLATISLQNYFRMYQKLAGMTGTAATEADEFKKIYNLDVVVIPTNRPVARQDYPDLVFKTTRAKYAAILADVEQRHHQGQPILIGTKSIEQNEVISSLFKRKKIPHQVLNAKNHENEAAIIAQAGAVGAVTIATNIAGRGVDIVLGGSPDDLKPDQWQKQHDQVLKSGGLHVIGAVRHESRRIDNQLRGRSGRQGDPGSSRFYVSLEDDIMRIFGGEQVSRLMEILKVPEDQPLEAGMVSKAIETAQSKVESFYFDQRKNVVEYDDVMNRQREIIYSRRLKILEDSEKQPESLRARLQAILDAQIDQLTGILAPEGITEDETNTLLQSFQSLIPLDSTSQQQLKSYISSTTNPDEINTRLKKIISDAYKDRITKLGDGMMTQIEKLVSLTTIDQLWMQHLDDLTDLRDGIGLRGYAQKDPLVEYKHEAFVMFETLLSRIDLQIAQRLFRVQVRQQPPPDFTRQAIAHKADAPDATSTAPSKPKSTSTSSSPQKLGRNDPCWCGSGKKFKKCHYPQIS, from the coding sequence ATGTTCAACGTCTTTAAAAACCTGCTCGATACCAACCAAAAGGAAATCGACCGTCTCACCAAGATTGTCGCCAGAATTAACTCGCTTGAGGAACAAGCCCAACAACTCAAATCTGCTGACTTTCCCGCCAGGATTAATAACTTCAAGTCCCGTCTCTCCAAAGGCGAATCCCTCGACGATCTTCTTCCTGAAGTTTTTGCTCTCGTTCGCGAAGCCTCGGTCCGCACTCTTAAGATGCGCCCCTTCGATGTTCAGCTCATGGCCGCCATCGCCTTCCATGAAGGCAAAGTAGCCGAACAAAAAACCGGTGAAGGTAAAACCTTGTCTGCCGCCCCCGCTCTAGTCCTTAATGCTCTTACTGGCAAAGGCGCTCACCTGGTGACAGTCAACGACTATCTCGCTCGTCGTGACGCTGGTTGGATGGGTCCTTTGTATCACTATCTAGGTCTTACTGTCGGTGTTATCTACTCCGGCTCTGGTGACTTGCCAGCCGCCATTTATGATCAGGAATACAAAGACCCAGTTCACAAAGACGAGCGTCTCCAACATCTCAAACCCTGCCCTAGACCAGAAGCCTATCAAGCTGATATCACCTATGGCACTAACAACGAATTCGGTTTTGATTACCTGCGAGACAACATGGCCCAGTCTCTTTCGAGCATGACCCAACGGGGTCACCACTTTACCATCGTTGACGAGGTTGACTCCATTCTCATTGACGAAGCTCGCACCCCCCTTATCATTTCCGCTCCCGATACCGAACCCACCGACAAGTACTACCGCTTTGCCCGTCTCATCAATACTCTTTCTGCCGATACAGACTATGAAATCGATGAAAAGCTTCGTACCGCCAACCTTACCGAACTGGGCTTAAAGAAACTCGAGCGCGATCTTAATATCGACAACATCTACGAAAAAGAATTCGACACCGTCCACCACGTCGAACAGGCACTCAAAGCTCGTACTCTCTTCGAAAAAGACCGCGACTACATTGTCAAAGACGGAGAGATCATCATCGTCGACGAACACACCGGTCGCCTTATGTACGGACGCCGTTACTCGGACGGTCTCCATCAAGCCATCGAAGCCAAGGAGGGCGTCACCATCCAGCAAGAAAGCAAAACTTTGGCCACCATCTCTCTCCAAAACTACTTCCGCATGTATCAAAAACTAGCTGGTATGACCGGTACCGCTGCCACCGAAGCAGATGAATTTAAGAAGATATATAACCTGGATGTTGTCGTCATCCCCACCAATCGACCTGTTGCCCGTCAAGACTACCCCGACCTAGTCTTCAAAACCACTCGGGCCAAATACGCCGCCATCTTAGCTGATGTCGAACAACGCCACCACCAAGGCCAACCCATCCTCATCGGCACCAAATCCATTGAGCAAAACGAAGTCATCTCTAGTCTTTTCAAAAGAAAGAAAATTCCTCATCAAGTTCTAAATGCCAAGAACCACGAAAATGAAGCCGCCATTATCGCCCAAGCCGGTGCCGTCGGCGCTGTCACTATCGCCACCAACATTGCCGGCCGTGGAGTCGACATTGTCTTGGGCGGCAGTCCTGACGACCTAAAACCAGACCAATGGCAAAAACAACACGACCAGGTTCTCAAATCAGGGGGCCTTCATGTCATTGGAGCTGTCCGTCACGAGTCTCGCCGTATTGATAACCAACTCCGTGGTCGTTCCGGACGCCAGGGTGACCCAGGCTCGTCCCGCTTCTATGTCTCCCTTGAAGATGACATCATGCGCATCTTCGGAGGTGAACAAGTCTCCCGCCTCATGGAGATCTTAAAGGTCCCTGAAGACCAACCTTTAGAAGCCGGTATGGTCAGCAAGGCTATCGAGACTGCTCAAAGCAAGGTTGAGTCCTTCTACTTCGATCAACGCAAGAACGTAGTCGAGTACGACGATGTCATGAATCGCCAACGGGAAATCATCTACTCCCGTCGTCTTAAAATCCTTGAGGACTCCGAAAAGCAGCCTGAGTCCCTCCGTGCCCGCCTTCAAGCAATTCTTGATGCTCAAATCGACCAACTCACTGGTATCCTTGCCCCAGAAGGTATTACCGAGGATGAGACTAATACTTTGCTTCAAAGTTTCCAAAGCTTGATCCCTCTTGACTCAACCTCCCAACAACAACTCAAAAGCTATATCAGCTCAACCACTAATCCAGACGAGATCAACACCAGACTCAAAAAAATCATCTCAGACGCCTACAAAGATCGCATCACCAAGCTCGGTGATGGCATGATGACCCAGATTGAAAAACTCGTCTCTCTTACCACCATCGATCAACTCTGGATGCAACACCTTGACGACTTAACTGACCTGCGAGATGGTATCGGCCTAAGAGGCTATGCCCAAAAAGATCCTTTAGTTGAATACAAACACGAAGCCTTTGTTATGTTTGAAACCCTTCTCTCTCGCATTGACCTCCAAATTGCCCAACGTCTTTTCAGAGTTCAGGTTCGCCAGCAGCCCCCTCCCGATTTTACTCGTCAAGCTATTGCTCACAAAGCCGATGCTCCTGATGCCACCAGTACCGCACCATCCAAACCCAAATCAACCTCGACTTCATCATCACCTCAAAAACTGGGTCGCAATGATCCCTGTTGGTGTGGCAGTGGCAAGAAATTCAAGAAATGTCACTATCCCCAGATAAGTTAA
- a CDS encoding S1C family serine protease, translating into MVVYMAASLFVIADYIRNQYGWYGKFLCSFGVRENIQKSVVRVVGGYSEGTGFFIAPDQVITNFHVIADEPSPKIIFSDGKFVTPNRIVGDKETDMAVLFTDDKYPDMVLPLPDKVILQADEPLITAGYPLGTDLAGSATLVRGRFIDFRKSKQMTVPYIQTDISLVDGMSGGPLVDQCGQVVGINTIGLAGLSLFISGDWAKIGVPNFTDQNITKIQVDPSESPQGAVEAFYTYLKARRMEDGFALLSTEYLQKTNFEEWTNRFTDILDVDVIFVEPQENSEDTVNIKFSTKNWSGGEVDYHYYEGTWQTIKEDGVYKMLKSKILEVDSPGWDWFYSN; encoded by the coding sequence GTGGTTGTATACATGGCCGCTTCTCTATTCGTCATCGCTGACTATATACGCAACCAATATGGGTGGTATGGAAAATTTCTTTGTTCGTTTGGTGTTCGGGAAAATATTCAAAAGTCAGTTGTTAGGGTTGTTGGTGGATATTCAGAGGGGACGGGGTTTTTTATTGCCCCAGACCAGGTTATAACCAATTTCCATGTCATAGCCGACGAGCCAAGTCCGAAGATTATTTTTTCAGATGGTAAGTTTGTTACCCCAAATCGGATCGTTGGAGACAAAGAGACTGATATGGCGGTATTGTTTACAGATGACAAGTATCCCGATATGGTCTTGCCGCTACCTGATAAGGTGATATTGCAAGCTGATGAACCATTGATTACGGCTGGATATCCTCTAGGAACAGATTTGGCGGGTAGTGCTACTTTGGTAAGAGGCAGGTTCATTGATTTTAGAAAATCGAAACAGATGACCGTACCGTATATTCAGACTGATATTAGTTTGGTTGATGGTATGAGCGGGGGACCGTTAGTTGATCAGTGCGGTCAGGTAGTTGGTATTAACACAATTGGTTTAGCGGGGTTATCTTTGTTTATTAGCGGTGACTGGGCAAAAATAGGAGTGCCAAACTTTACTGACCAGAACATTACTAAAATTCAAGTTGATCCGTCAGAGTCACCTCAAGGGGCGGTTGAGGCGTTTTATACTTATTTAAAAGCTAGGCGAATGGAAGATGGATTTGCTCTACTTAGTACTGAGTACCTTCAAAAAACTAATTTTGAGGAGTGGACAAATAGATTTACTGATATTTTGGATGTGGATGTTATTTTTGTTGAGCCACAAGAAAACAGTGAGGATACTGTGAATATAAAGTTTTCAACTAAAAATTGGAGTGGTGGTGAAGTTGACTATCATTATTATGAGGGGACGTGGCAGACAATTAAAGAGGATGGGGTGTATAAAATGCTAAAAAGTAAGATTCTGGAAGTAGATAGCCCTGGATGGGATTGGTTTTATTCTAATTAG
- a CDS encoding DNA polymerase Y family protein: MIQPPNLPFNPKPASILHLDINSCFATIEQQANPLLRHRPIAVAAYNQPSCCIIAPSIEAKRLGIKVGTRVGQAKAICPNITILEPDPDKYRFIHHQLKNLLDSYATLVTPKSIDEFALDFSDQPSIDLPKISLEIKQRIKQIGEYITVSIGLGPSRFLAKTAAGLHKPDGLDQITIHNFYSIYNQLKLTDLNGINLKNQARLNLVGIYSVLDFYNASYHRLFSAFRSVLAQYWFTRLRGYEVDDRQFDRKSFGHSYVLPRPLTKDKTLPIIQKLTHKAALRLRRAGFQTQSLSLGFLYTDHSSWHQQHRLPQPLFNTSRIFKQLIHLSSSSPNKPIKTIFISLQSLVSQDYHQLSLFQDSLKDHRLTHATDLINHGWGDFTITPARMLTASQAALDRIAFGQDLLRNHP, encoded by the coding sequence ATGATCCAACCTCCCAATCTTCCCTTTAACCCAAAACCTGCCTCCATCCTCCATCTTGATATCAACTCCTGCTTTGCCACCATTGAACAACAAGCCAATCCTCTGCTCCGCCATCGCCCCATCGCCGTTGCTGCCTACAACCAACCTAGTTGTTGTATCATCGCTCCCTCCATCGAAGCCAAGCGTCTTGGTATTAAGGTGGGCACTCGTGTCGGGCAAGCCAAGGCCATCTGTCCTAACATCACCATTCTCGAACCTGATCCTGACAAGTACCGCTTCATCCACCATCAACTTAAGAATCTTCTTGATTCCTACGCCACCTTGGTTACTCCCAAATCCATTGACGAGTTTGCTCTCGACTTCTCGGATCAACCATCTATAGACCTTCCTAAAATCTCTCTAGAAATCAAGCAAAGAATAAAACAAATAGGCGAGTACATTACCGTCTCCATCGGTCTAGGCCCCAGCCGATTTCTTGCCAAAACTGCTGCTGGCCTACACAAGCCTGACGGCCTTGATCAAATCACCATTCACAACTTTTACTCCATCTACAACCAATTAAAACTCACTGATCTTAATGGTATTAATCTTAAGAACCAAGCCCGTCTTAATTTGGTTGGCATCTACTCAGTTCTTGACTTCTATAACGCCTCCTACCACCGCCTCTTTTCTGCTTTCCGCTCCGTCCTTGCTCAATACTGGTTTACCCGTCTTCGTGGGTATGAAGTCGACGACCGCCAGTTTGACCGTAAAAGCTTTGGTCACTCCTATGTCCTCCCCCGACCACTTACTAAAGACAAAACTCTACCCATTATCCAAAAACTCACTCATAAAGCCGCTCTTCGTCTCCGTCGCGCCGGCTTTCAAACCCAGTCTTTGTCTTTAGGCTTCCTCTACACCGACCACTCATCTTGGCATCAGCAGCACCGCCTTCCCCAACCTCTTTTTAACACCAGCCGCATCTTCAAACAACTTATTCACCTTTCCTCCTCTTCACCCAACAAACCCATTAAAACCATCTTTATCTCTCTTCAGTCTCTCGTCTCCCAAGACTATCACCAACTCTCTCTTTTTCAAGACTCTCTAAAAGATCATAGACTTACTCATGCCACTGATCTAATCAATCACGGCTGGGGCGACTTTACCATTACTCCTGCTCGCATGCTCACGGCCAGCCAAGCAGCCCTTGATCGCATTGCCTTTGGTCAAGATCTATTAAGGAACCATCCTTGA
- a CDS encoding DUF4258 domain-containing protein, which yields MASDLVWTNHLEQRLLQRGISRNEAYDAIRHPDQSIRLSSTKWKLIKSYPHKRIVVIAVKQQHQWIILSAWTKNSHSSKSFNQEHPVTRFFRNLLVKGVDTLAHLIKR from the coding sequence ATGGCCAGCGACTTAGTCTGGACCAATCATCTTGAACAAAGACTTCTTCAGCGTGGTATCTCTCGCAATGAAGCCTATGACGCCATTCGTCATCCTGACCAGTCTATTCGCCTCTCCTCAACCAAGTGGAAACTAATAAAAAGCTATCCTCACAAACGTATCGTCGTCATTGCCGTTAAACAGCAACATCAATGGATCATTCTCTCTGCCTGGACCAAAAACTCTCACAGCTCAAAAAGTTTCAATCAAGAACACCCTGTCACTCGTTTTTTTAGAAACCTACTCGTTAAGGGTGTTGACACCCTTGCTCACCTCATCAAACGCTAA
- a CDS encoding peptidylprolyl isomerase, producing the protein MDQQPTATPAPNLASSAVIVTSLGDITIKLFPDKAPLTVSNFAGLATGTKTWTDPRTGGQKTGEPLYNNTIFHRVIANFMIQGGDPLGTGTGGPGYKFQDEIAPDLVFDRPYLLAMANSGPNTNGSQFFITVAPTPWLNGKHTIFGEVVGGQEIVDQIATTPTDSNDRPLEDITIKVIQITP; encoded by the coding sequence ATGGATCAACAACCAACCGCAACCCCAGCCCCCAATCTCGCCTCATCAGCCGTCATTGTCACCTCTCTTGGCGATATTACGATAAAACTGTTTCCTGACAAAGCCCCTCTCACTGTCAGTAATTTTGCCGGACTAGCTACTGGTACAAAAACCTGGACTGATCCTAGAACTGGTGGGCAAAAAACCGGAGAACCTCTGTACAACAACACCATTTTTCACCGAGTTATCGCCAACTTCATGATCCAGGGAGGCGACCCCTTGGGTACTGGAACTGGCGGACCAGGTTACAAGTTTCAAGATGAAATCGCCCCCGATCTTGTCTTTGACAGACCCTATCTTCTTGCCATGGCCAACTCAGGTCCTAATACCAACGGATCTCAATTCTTCATTACCGTTGCCCCCACTCCCTGGCTTAATGGTAAACACACCATTTTTGGCGAGGTAGTCGGTGGCCAAGAAATTGTCGATCAAATCGCCACTACTCCAACTGACAGCAACGACCGACCTCTAGAAGATATCACCATCAAGGTTATTCAAATCACCCCCTAA
- a CDS encoding deoxyribonuclease IV, whose product MSNTSSSGRKIGAHVSAAGGPSKAVNNALSIGANCFQIFAGSPRTWKRSLYDQSEVDRFNQLVDQNNLRPVFIHALYLVNLASDNPETLDKSLQSLLVDLQNGDQINAAGVIVHLGSHQGRGFNSVKSQLIQKINLLLSQTKSTPLLIENSSGQKGKVGLLTEIEVLLSQISSDRLQVCLDTAHLFEAGYDLNNTKQTDQLIKELKQRNILPRLSCLHLNDSKTPLGSARDQHHNLGQGHISLAGLKHLVNHSQLKHLPLILEVPGFNSKGPDQQNIQIAQSLIHT is encoded by the coding sequence GTGTCAAACACTTCTTCATCTGGCCGCAAAATAGGCGCTCACGTCTCAGCTGCTGGTGGACCAAGCAAAGCCGTAAACAACGCTCTTTCCATTGGTGCCAATTGTTTTCAAATTTTTGCCGGCTCTCCTCGCACCTGGAAACGATCTCTTTACGACCAAAGCGAGGTAGATCGCTTTAACCAGCTAGTTGATCAAAACAACCTCAGGCCCGTCTTTATTCACGCTCTCTACCTAGTTAATCTAGCCTCTGATAATCCAGAAACACTGGACAAATCCTTACAGTCTCTTCTTGTTGATCTCCAAAACGGGGACCAGATTAATGCAGCCGGTGTCATTGTTCACCTAGGTTCTCATCAGGGTAGGGGATTTAACTCCGTTAAGTCTCAATTAATCCAGAAGATCAATCTGCTACTCAGTCAAACGAAATCTACCCCTCTCCTAATCGAAAATTCCTCTGGACAAAAAGGTAAGGTCGGGTTACTTACTGAAATTGAGGTACTTCTCTCCCAGATCTCTTCAGACAGACTTCAGGTTTGTCTAGATACCGCCCATCTCTTTGAAGCCGGTTATGATCTAAACAACACTAAACAGACAGATCAGCTCATCAAAGAACTAAAGCAGCGAAACATACTTCCCCGCCTTAGCTGTCTCCACCTTAATGATTCCAAAACCCCCCTTGGCTCAGCCAGAGATCAGCACCACAATCTGGGACAAGGACATATTTCTCTTGCCGGCCTAAAACATCTCGTCAACCATTCTCAGTTAAAACATCTCCCTCTCATTTTAGAAGTACCTGGATTCAACTCAAAAGGACCTGATCAACAAAATATCCAAATCGCCCAGTCTCTTATTCATACCTAA
- a CDS encoding ABC transporter permease: protein MKLKNGTYHLIISALADFKRNKVRTFLTSLGIMIGVLSVVMLIALGLGLKNYIKESFENLGANMVMIMPGSGFGGGGGGGFSSPAGMVGGIKFDERDLNSLERISGAEYVVPVYFKSALIETGSEEEYGYVMGVNEGFFKTMAAEVHEGRLFDQSDIQGRTKVAVLGYEMAKDLFEKPDMAVGKTIRVDDIRFRVSGVMEKIGDPETDGSVVLPYTTTFGTMNPDKTFWSIYLGVLSKDDVASVKEQAEQILLRRYKESDFSVVEQEEILSTVNQIFGVVNAILVAIGSISLIVGGIGIMNIMYASVTERTKEVGIRRAIGATRQDILMQFLTESVMLSLFGGLLGLLLAVILVMIIRIFFPVAINFLAVAISFGVSTAIGVFFGVFPARRAASLPPIEAIRYE, encoded by the coding sequence ATGAAACTAAAGAACGGTACCTATCATTTGATTATCTCGGCGCTAGCTGATTTCAAGAGAAACAAAGTAAGAACTTTTTTGACTTCTCTGGGAATCATGATTGGAGTGTTGTCGGTAGTAATGCTGATCGCCTTGGGTTTAGGCTTGAAAAACTACATCAAAGAGTCTTTTGAAAACTTGGGGGCAAACATGGTTATGATCATGCCGGGAAGTGGTTTTGGAGGTGGTGGAGGAGGAGGTTTTAGTTCTCCGGCAGGGATGGTTGGAGGAATAAAATTTGATGAGCGAGATTTAAACTCATTGGAAAGAATCAGTGGCGCTGAGTATGTAGTTCCTGTTTATTTTAAATCTGCCTTAATCGAAACAGGAAGTGAAGAAGAATATGGATACGTTATGGGTGTAAATGAAGGTTTTTTTAAGACCATGGCAGCGGAGGTTCATGAGGGTAGACTATTTGATCAGTCGGACATACAAGGTAGAACAAAAGTAGCAGTTCTTGGTTATGAGATGGCTAAAGATCTGTTTGAGAAGCCCGATATGGCTGTTGGTAAGACGATTAGAGTTGATGATATTAGGTTTAGAGTTAGTGGAGTAATGGAGAAGATTGGTGATCCAGAGACAGATGGGTCGGTGGTTTTGCCATACACAACTACTTTTGGAACGATGAATCCTGACAAGACATTCTGGTCGATTTATTTAGGAGTATTGTCAAAGGATGATGTAGCCAGCGTTAAGGAACAAGCTGAGCAGATTTTATTAAGACGATACAAGGAGAGTGATTTTTCAGTGGTGGAACAAGAAGAGATATTGTCAACGGTGAATCAAATTTTTGGAGTGGTTAATGCGATTTTGGTAGCAATTGGATCAATATCTTTGATAGTTGGAGGAATTGGAATTATGAATATTATGTATGCCTCTGTAACTGAGAGAACCAAGGAGGTGGGTATTAGGCGAGCAATAGGGGCGACGAGACAAGACATCTTAATGCAGTTCTTGACCGAGTCGGTCATGCTGTCTTTGTTTGGAGGACTACTAGGTCTGTTGTTGGCAGTGATTTTGGTGATGATAATAAGAATTTTTTTCCCGGTTGCGATTAACTTTTTGGCAGTGGCAATATCATTTGGAGTCTCTACAGCAATCGGAGTTTTCTTTGGAGTATTTCCAGCAAGAAGGGCGGCTAGCTTACCACCGATTGAAGCGATTAGGTATGAATAA